The Candidatus Lernaella stagnicola sequence CTATCCGGGTACATAATCGTCCAGCCGAGTTGGTCGATTTTCAGCCCGTGGATGCCGATGATACCGGCCGGGCTTACGATGTCGACTCCCTGGATCGTCGCACCCAGGATCATTTCCTGTCCGGCCATAATCGGCGGCTCGTTCGGCCAATAGAACGCGGTCGCTTCACTTTCGTCGATTGGCGGGCAGTCGATCGGGGCAGTGTCATCGTCGTTGTCATCGTCGTCGTCATCGTCGTCGTCATCGTCGTCGTCGCCGGCGGTATCGTCATCGGCTGTGTCGTCATCGGCTGTGTCGTCGTCCGTCGCGTCGTCGTCCGCTTCCGCTGTGTCGTCATCGTCATCGTCGTCGTCGCAAGCGCTGCCGACCGCAACAAACGCCATGGCAAGCGCGGCAATCAACACGAGCAACCAAAGATTGCGAATATTCTTCATTTCCGTAGCCTCCACAAAAAAGAAAAGGTACAGGACCATGGGGCCCCGCAAACACTGTTAAATTCGCAGAACCTTAACTATAGGTCAACCTCCACCGGCGCGGCCAGGCGACGCACGCAAGCGCGGTCGAATGGGTCGAACGGGTCGCTCAGCCAGTCCGCGACTAATTCGCGCAGGCAGCGCTGGTCTTCATCGGGCAAGCCCAGCCAATCGGCGCCCAAATCGATCAACAGCGCGTGGTCGGCATTGACCGGCACCACCGCCGCACCTACGAGCCCTTCCGCGACGGCCTTAAAAGCGTTTCCTGAGGGCGTCGCTTGATCGAAGCGGGGAGCGATCAGCAAACCGGGCATCGTCGCGGTCACGGGCGTGCGGTCGACGGTCGGCTCCCGCGTATAGCTCGCGGCCAGCTCTTGGCAAGCGATGTGTGTCATGGCCTCGATCTGTTCGGTCGAGACATAGGGCGGATGCAGCCGCCGAAGCACGAATTCGCGCCCGGCGAAGTCGTTCCAACCCGGAAAATCGATACACATCACGTTGTCGGCATAGGGATCCCAATAAAAACGGTCTTCGTCGGTATCCAGTTCCGACGGCTCGGCCCGCAATCCCTTCGCGGCGTCGTGCCATTGGCGCACCAGCGACCAGTCACCCGCCAACGCTCCAGCCAGTGACCCGACCCACGCCGCCAGCACCGCCGGGCGATCACCCAAATGGAACAGATCCTGGGTCAACGCCCAACCGAAATCCTCGTCGCCGCCGGCCTCATTGAGCAGCCATTCTGTCTCTTCGATCAACGCTTGCCCGTCGGCAAAGGGGCAACGGTCCGAGGCATCGCACGCCGCGGCGAGTTGATCGAGGTTTTCGTCGAGAAAATGCCGGCCGGTGCTTTGCGGCGGCAGTGTGGAATCCAGTACGTAGGCCGACACGCTTTCCGGAAAAAGCCGCAGGTACTCCAGCATGAGCCGCGATCCGTAACTGTTGCCGAACAGCCGCATCTTCTCCACACCTAGGGCACGTCGCACGAAATTCAAATCACGAGCCGCATCGACCGTGCTCATCAAGGCCGGGGACACGCCGCTCTGTTGCGCGTTCAAGCACTGCTGGACGTAGCTGCGGTAGCGCTCGAGGTCGGCAAAGTAGCGCCCGTCCAATGTTTCCGGGCACACCAGCGGTGTCGACGACATGAAACTGCCGCGTGTTTCGACAAAAAGGATGTGGTAGTCGGCCGTCAACCCCGCCGGCACCAGGCCGTCAGGGCGCAGCGAGAAGAGCAACGCGTTGCGCAGATTCGCGTCGGGACCGCCGAGATTGACGGCCAACACGCCGCGCGGCGAGTCCCCCGTCGCCGGGGCCACGGCAAACCGTACTTCCAGGCGTTCGGTATCTTCGCTTTCTTCCCAATCCACCGGCGCTTCGACGGTGCCGCAGGCTAAATCGTTGGGGATCAAGTGATGCCAAGGCGCCGGGAAAAACAGAACGCAGTCGCGCCAAATGATGGTCGGCACATCGGGCCCGCCGCTGGTGTCGTTGTCGTCGTCATCGTCGGACATGGCGGAGTCGTCATCGTCGTCGTTGTCATCGTCGCTGCTGGAGGGGGGGCCGGTCACGGAGCCGGGCATGGGAAGGTCGTCGCCTTCGTCGCTGGAATCGGTTGCGGCCGCACAGCCAAACAAAAACAAAAACAGTACCAATAAAATAACGGAATCCATCCGCTTCATACGAACATTTTGCTTCGTGACGCGCCCGTCGTCCAGAGCGAACTTAGAACACCGGATCGATGCCCGCCGTGAAGTGCGCGCCGAGCATTTCGGCCAGGTATTGGCAGTCGGCCACGGTCGTCGTCTCGCGGATCGAGTGCATCGACAGCATCGGCACGCCCACATCCACCGTCGCGACCCCCAGCCGGGTCGCGCTGATCGGCCCGATGGTGCTGCCGCAGGGCAGATCGCTGCGATGCACATACTGCTGCAGCGGAATGTCGGCGCCCTCGGCCACCATCGTCAGGTAGGTGCGAGTGGCCGCGGTGGTCGCATAGCGTTCATTGGCGTTGACTTTGATCGTGGGGCCGCCGCCCAGTTGCGGTTTGAAGTTGGCGTCATGCTGGCCCGCGTAGTTGGGATGAACCGCGTGCGCGCCGTCGACCGAGACCAGCACCGACCGCGCCACGGTGCGCAGCATGCCTTCACGACCGCCATCGTACCCGAGACACAGGCGTTCGATGACGGCATCCATCAACGTGGAGCCGGCGCCGCGAAACGTGTTGGAGCCGACCTCTTCGTTATCGAACAAGACGGCGATCCGCGTGGTTGGCGTTTCATCGTCTTTGGTTTCGATCAACGCCCATATTGCCGCGTGGCAAGAAACCAGATTGTCGATCCCGCGCGCAAAGAGGAAGTCGTCCTCGAGGCCGCCCAGAGTCGGCGGTTGCGTGTCGACCAAATCCACCATGTAGTCCTGGACCGCTGCCTCGTTAATACCCGCCGCTTCGGCTAGTAGGCAGCGCAGGCTTTGATCGTCCATTTCCTGCTTGCGATCCAGGGCGTAGATCGCCGGCAGGTGTTTCTGCTTGTTAACCTTGTATTCCTCGTTGACCTTGCGGTTGAGATGAATCGCGCAGTTGGCGATGCGCGCCACGGGTCGCTTGAGCGACACCGGAATGTATTGGAGTGGGCCGAAATTCTTGCTGGCCACCAATACGCCGG is a genomic window containing:
- a CDS encoding alpha/beta hydrolase — its product is MKRMDSVILLVLFLFLFGCAAATDSSDEGDDLPMPGSVTGPPSSSDDDNDDDDDSAMSDDDDDNDTSGGPDVPTIIWRDCVLFFPAPWHHLIPNDLACGTVEAPVDWEESEDTERLEVRFAVAPATGDSPRGVLAVNLGGPDANLRNALLFSLRPDGLVPAGLTADYHILFVETRGSFMSSTPLVCPETLDGRYFADLERYRSYVQQCLNAQQSGVSPALMSTVDAARDLNFVRRALGVEKMRLFGNSYGSRLMLEYLRLFPESVSAYVLDSTLPPQSTGRHFLDENLDQLAAACDASDRCPFADGQALIEETEWLLNEAGGDEDFGWALTQDLFHLGDRPAVLAAWVGSLAGALAGDWSLVRQWHDAAKGLRAEPSELDTDEDRFYWDPYADNVMCIDFPGWNDFAGREFVLRRLHPPYVSTEQIEAMTHIACQELAASYTREPTVDRTPVTATMPGLLIAPRFDQATPSGNAFKAVAEGLVGAAVVPVNADHALLIDLGADWLGLPDEDQRCLRELVADWLSDPFDPFDRACVRRLAAPVEVDL
- a CDS encoding M18 family aminopeptidase → MKLFPDDLLHFLENSPTAVHTAAEAAHRLEGAGFRELHEKDAWELKPGDAFFVRRGGGSLAAGIVGQKAPAEVGLRLVGAHTDVPALRVKPRGVYSKEGYRMLGVEVYGEPILATWFDRDLTLAGVLVASKNFGPLQYIPVSLKRPVARIANCAIHLNRKVNEEYKVNKQKHLPAIYALDRKQEMDDQSLRCLLAEAAGINEAAVQDYMVDLVDTQPPTLGGLEDDFLFARGIDNLVSCHAAIWALIETKDDETPTTRIAVLFDNEEVGSNTFRGAGSTLMDAVIERLCLGYDGGREGMLRTVARSVLVSVDGAHAVHPNYAGQHDANFKPQLGGGPTIKVNANERYATTAATRTYLTMVAEGADIPLQQYVHRSDLPCGSTIGPISATRLGVATVDVGVPMLSMHSIRETTTVADCQYLAEMLGAHFTAGIDPVF